DNA from Larimichthys crocea isolate SSNF chromosome XIII, L_crocea_2.0, whole genome shotgun sequence:
GGTGGATTTGTGTCCGTTTaacacatctgtgtgttgtCCTGAGACATACAGATGTGTAACAATAGGCATCCAGCCTGAAAAGAGTTGATAGCTGTACTTTCAGTTTCACACTTTTCTAATGTCTACATTTAGTTAAATACTTGTGAAATCTGTTGAGCATTTTGCAGATGAAGTAATCCCACCCGCCCTGTCTCTCTCGTCCCCGCACATGAAGCCGCTCCAAGCCACAAGCCTTCTCGAGGTTGGCGTGAAAAAAGCGCAAATCACACATGACGTGAAACAGCTGGCTCATGAGCCAAAGATAATTCcaataataaagataataataataaactaactAGAAGTGTTTTGATACACTTTTTACTCCCCTTTTCCTGACAGTTGGAGCCGCGCGCTCTTCCACATTCCCAAttctccctctcactcttccAGGTACACGCCCTTTGACAAGTTGTCAGAGGGAAAAGttttaaggaaagaaaaaaaaaaagcctaaatcACGGAAGAGATTCTGCTGTCCTACTAGTTTGGCAAGTTCTCTGGGCTCAAAGCAACGTAGAAAGGCGGAGAAGAGGGCAGAAACTCACATTTTGCGCACATTTATACACTTCTCTTGTCCCGCGGACGGTATACGGTGAGTTAAATGCGTCTTTCTGGATTCTTTCAGGTTTTCTCCTGCGTAAAGCATTGTATTTGATCAGGGTTTTTGCCACGTTTCGATATACTCTTGCAAGAGCCATCCCATGAAACTTGGCCGCCGTCTGACTGCAGGACGGTTTCAATGACTCCAGCACTCCAGAAGTTTTTCAAACTCACGTTGCACTTTTATAAAAAAGAGTGAATGTAAGAGTTGGAGGGTTATTTTTGTGTCTATTTCCTCGTCTTTTATTGCTAGTGTTTGGTcgctctcctcccctctctctctctatctctctctctttctctcactcggaaagatatttgatattttgatgTAGATCGGTTGTCAAGTTGCCGATCAATTGCAAACAGCCTATCAAAAATTGAAGTGACTTGTGGTGACAGAGTATTGAGCGTATGTATAGTATATCCAGAAGGGCATCGCGCGTTAaagcgctttttttttttgcgcaaAAATCAACATATTTTTGCGCATAATATGCTTCTTATAAAGAGGCCCACCGGGAGTGACAGCTTGGATTGctgagtggattttttttttttgctgagctgCTCCCTTCATGACATCTTGTTTAAAgacttttgaatattttaaatatctcGTGGTGTTGATGATATTGATCCTTTGGCAAACCTGATGCTTGTTGGTGTTGCGCACGCGTCTCGACGCTCAGTTGTCTCAATTTTTCAAACCTAACTGTGGAATTGGATGGAAGACAACCACTGTATGTCTGCTCACCGCAATTTACAGCCACAACCTAACTTGTTCCTCTGTTAATATTTTATGCCACACGAGCGGTAGTATTGTCGTTACTCTGCGCACATACCGTATCACATTCGCCTATTTGGAAACGCAACACTCAATCTCCTTTGGGCTCTGGGGGGAAACGGGAAACCTCTGGTTGTAGGCctgtatatttaattatttgcgtggttgttgtgtctttttttggccttttgagACAAATAACGGAGATTAGTTTGCCCCCTCTGTGGGAAGATGTGAAGCTCTGACGTGATGCAATTCATTTGTCGAAATTAGGGTACATGTTGGGACTGTGTCCAAGCAGGCAATACCACCTTAAGAAATGGCACGAGGTGAATAATGAATGTGagaatgtatataaatgtcaaTCTAAGAATAGAAGAAATGTCTTTGTTGGGTGTTTTTTCGACAGGAGGCACTGAGGACCGTCGAGGCCCTATGTGTACTCTGATCTGGGGAGGGTGTGTCACCTTGCAGGAAGAAGTCCCTTAAAGTTCCTAGAACACATGGGTTGTATCTATGACAGCACGAAAAGTGAGCAAAGTCACAATCCAGGGGttggaaatgaacaaaaatctttatttttctatctttatataaatttaaaaataagcTGGTTTTTAAAATAAGACATGCTCAGTCTGCTACATTCAAACCTGTGGTTGCATTGTGCTTGTGTGGTGGCAGAATGGGTCAGAGCAAAATGACAGTTATAGATCAGTAGGTCAGTGAGCAAAACCTGAAAGGGGTCGAGTGAAACGTTAGATTTTAATGACCCTACGTGACAGCGTCAGAGCTGTCTTGTCTCTCTGGTATAATGAGCCTAACAGGCACAAGTCCTAAATGGTCATATAGAGTATGCATGTGATGACCACCTTAGAGAAATAGCTTGGTTGGAAGGTGATTGACTGTGACATGTGCTTCAGTAATTGAGATATTAGTTTGCAAATGACTACTCAAGCTGATAGGAGCAAGACTGCATCCTGTTGAAACaaggagtgttttttttctctcggcGGTATAAACTGTTGTTTGCTCTGCAGCATTTGAAtactgaagctgacagacgaGTACGGCCACCTCGAACCTATCCTCTCACTGCTTTGGGGCAAACCAGCTCGGAGTTGGCCTGTAAATTCCTGTCTGAGTGATCTCCACAGACAGCAATGAATGGAATTCCGGCAAACATGTGTCACCTACTGGCATGTTTTACACTTTGAGCAACGTCTGTAGATGATCTATCCCAGTCATGTAATGTTTAGGTAGATGTGTAGGTATTTACGCGTGTTTTGAACCTGCGGATACTGGCTGCCGATGTATTATGAAAGACTTCAAATTCTTAACGAGCCTCATTGTCAGATACTTGTACTGGTGCGTGAAGGCAGTGACTTCAGAAGAAGAAAGGGCTGCAAAGTGAAAATGAGGATGAGACAGTGGCATGcaaaggaagagagagtggCACTGGAAGAAACAGACAGGCACAGctggtgagagagaaagaaatacaagaaagaaagacagagagagagagagagagagagagagagagagagaggagcagacagagacTAGGTAATCCCTTAGGTAATCTGAAGCCCAGCCCCGTCGGTAGCTTCAGCAGATCAGATGACCTATCAAAGATCAGAACTTCCATTGTGCATCACAGCTTGTCTCTCAATCAGACTCCCTCTCACCCTCTCCACTTATCTCACGTCATCGTCCCTCCCTTATTGCGGACTCAACACCTGAAACGAAAGGCCTCGCAGGGACACGAGGAGATCCTCTATTTCATTTTCCACTGGATGTGCCTATCACTTGAAGTTGTTTTGAATTAGACCACGCTGCAACTTCCTCCTTCACACTGCACGCAACATCTATCTGCTCCATCTATCTGCTCCATCTATCTTTCTAAcacctctgtctcctcttcttcttcctttctgcagagagaggagtcaTGGAGGGTGCCATTCAGACTATGGTGAAGGTCTTCCTGAAGTCGACCAAAGGAAAGGAGAGTCTAGGAAAGAAAGAATTCCAGGACCTCGTCAAGGACCAGCTCTCCAACATCCTTTCGGTTAGGAAATCTTCACTGAGTGTCTCTGAAATGTCACCAGCACCTACATTATGTAACCACCTCACAGCAAAGCACACAGTAGCCTAGTATTAACCCTGACcagatttttttaacatgaGCATTCTGACTAAGAGGTGGCGTAATAAAGAGTAGGTGAGGGAAAAGTGATCTGATATGATAGAATGACATTCATTAGCATTATAATGTAAATAGAGCCACTGATAGAGGGTCATTTACTAATCGTGAATGGTGATTTCACCTGTGAGAATCCAGGTAGTGTTACTCATCATGCTTGATTGTGTGTGCCTACTACCCAGGGCACAGACAGCAAGGAGGCGGTCAACAATATGGGCCAGGGACTGGATGCCGACCAGGATGGCAAGGTTGGTTTTGAGGAGTACATGAAGCTGGTCGGCTACCTGGCGGTGTCGCTCAGCGAGCAGCGCGGTCTCGCCAAGGAGGAGCCTCCCCAAAATGCTGCAGGCGAACAAGAGGCACAGAGTACCCCGgacaaagaagaggagaaaccaGAGGCAAAGGAGGAGGCGAAGCCTGAGGTGTCTGAAGAGCCAAAGGCAGACGCAACTGCTGAAGTAAAGGTAGAAGCAAATGCAGAGCCAAAGGTAGAAGTAAAGGTAGCAGAGGAGACGAAGCCTGAGGTACCGAAGGTGGAGGAGAACCCACCTGCAGCGGCGGCGGCAGTGGTGACTGCAGCAGTAGAAGAGGCGGCATCGGCAGTGGAAGTGGTcgtgaaagaggaggaggtggagataaTAGATAAGGTGGAGGAAGCTGCAGAGAAGGTGGCCGCGGTCGTGGAAGAAgtggagaagaagacagaggaggcGACCTCATAGGGGACAATCCATTCcttcacaaaaaaatcacactaCACGCTTACATACAACACTACACACATGACAGCAATAATGCCAAAATAAGTCGGTAAGACACTAAAGAATTATTTTTTCCAAGAGCGCACAACTCTGAAATACAACATTGGTCAAAGTTCAAACACTACAAGCCCAGCTCTGAAGAAAGCCCAGACCTTATGATGAATAATACATGTACATGACACGAGTAGAATTATTGCTTTGTACTACAAGTTACCACTATGTTCATATGTACAGCATGTGCATCCCACTATATAGCACATTTACCTCATTATCATAATATACTATGATAGCATGCAGACGTACACTATCATATGCATGTCGAATCCCTGTGAAAATCTAACTGCAAAATATGATttacctgcagcagcacactgacGCATGGGACCAAAGTGTCGCTGTATGTTAACACACCACTGCAGCCAAGATGTTTAGTTTATATCTCGTCCTCtccccactttttttttttttttatctttatctggGTCTCTTCTTTAACTCTTCTACACTAAAACAGCAGCATACGTCTTGTTAAGCACTAATGGCTTCAGGTAATGGTTTAACATCTTGGGATGTACGCCTATtagctttcttgccaagagttagacgAGATGATCAACACTACTCTTGAATACGATGTTTGACAGGACTACACTTATATGTGTTCActgaatatgaagctacaaGTAGTAGCTCAACTTAGCATGAAGACGAGAAACAGTAAGCCTCTGTCCAAATCTACGAGCACATCTGtgcagatgaaacaaaaaaaacgtgttAATTAGTTACCTGTATAGGTTTCCGGTGTTTAGATTGTCCCATCTAACTTTTAGCAAGAAGGGTAAATCATttcccaaaaatgtcaaactattcctaaTGTGATTGCATGAAATCTGTCAAAACactatatacattttttttttacatcctcaTTTTTTAACTCACAATGCTATGGAGCTGATTTGGCATGACAATAAACAAATTGTTTTGCTGGAGCTTTGCATTAATTCAGCTCATTTCGATTGTGTGCTCATTCATGCCCCATCAcaccctctttcctctctttctctactttatgagctctctgtctcttttttttttctgtaattccCAGAGAGGTTCACTTCGTGTGTGGGTCCTACAGTGTATTAGCTTTACTCAGAGTCAGCCATGGATTGGGAACTGGAAGATCAGGTGTGGCCATTGGCTAAATAATTAAGGTTGAAGAATGGAATCCACACCAAAGGACCCTTACGGTCAAAGGGGAAACCCAAAATAGTCCCATGGGAGTGGGTTTGGTGACTAGAGCCGCAGGTCAAAGAAGGTGTTCATGCAACCTAATCCACCTGGATTAGAACTGGTAGAGAAGAACATGGTAACAATGACCAAAAAGCCTGTGACAGGTGTCACTCGATTCAGTTAGTGCATTTTTATGTGCCAAAAACATATGGCATTTCAATGTTCAGGTTCTACCCATTGATCCATAAAGGTGCTGGACAGTACATTATCACCTGGTTAGTACTGGATTGGAGTGACAGAAACATGACCTCTGTTTTGGAGGCTCTATTTAAAATTGCTAATTGTTGCCTGTTGTTTTCCGCTGGTTTTAGCTTTGCTTGTTCAGGCTTGCGTGTTTGTTTGTCGGTCACACCCTCCTACAGTTTAAGGACCCCGTTTGACCTGCAACTGGATCTTTGAGTCTCAGGCATTGGGAAACTACTGGATTAGGCATTTGATGGGTAACACACCCTGGGACACAAACAATTACATGAAAGTAATCCCGGGCTCCAGTGATCCTGCCCATCAGATGAGGTGGTACTGTCAGAGAGACTGTTGTCAGAGGTTGTGCTTGTTTAAGCAAAAACGATAATACTGTGAGCCATCAATATGAATCTATATGGTGTGATCTTTTACAACAGGCTAGTACATAACATGTTGCATGCTATGATAAACTTATTTGTTAGTATTACCATGGTTTTTGCGGTTATTGTGGCCAAATATTTAAGTTTGACATGGCTtctttatatttaacttttttttttactctttcttGTTTGGACCACTATGGAGATCACTTGAAAGCATTACTTCGTTGTCACATTATATGCAATTTGTTAATTACAATTTAATGATTTGTAAATTGTCTCAGCATTAATAATGCAGCCATGAGAAAAAGGCTCGTGTTGCAGACCTGCTATGTTATAGGTCTACCTGGCCAGCCGCGCAGTGCTTAAGGCACACACATTTTGGGCACGCTACCAAATGTGCACCTTATGCACTGTAACAGCACCTGGCACTTCAAACTGCTCAGCAGCAAAATGGGCAAGACAAATAAACCTGAGTCATGTGGTCACCCTGTCTCACTGCGACACTCCCATTGCAAATACTCTCTACTTACACTCACTCTGCTCAGCTTTTGTACCCACTGCACGCTGCGTTTACTGCATGCTCTAACACTAACAAACTTACTGGATATTTGGGGCTATTTAGACTATTTTATgacttcttttttattaaaacttgtattttttttatatcaaaacattttctaactATGGTACTTGtacttaaaatgaaaacatatcacTTTCTTGCACCATCTACAGCCAGCTTTCTGTTCAACATGTACACAGGCCTCAGGCACTTGCATcttgtatatataatatactgtatatacaggcAAGCTGCATACTATATTTGCTATTCCCCGTGGCCAGGCGTGTTTCGTGCATGTTTGTGAGTAGAAATATGGTAAGAAGAAACTGGATGAAGCGAAATTCACTTTACAGGCATGTTTTAAGAATGACTTGGCTTGCACTAGCAGCAGATTCCTGAACAGACCGGGGCTAAACATCATctggaaattattttattgcaaCTAATGCTTTCTTTTTAACCTATTTGGAATAGCAAATGGAGCGAGTGAACTGTGAGAGCTAAGTTTTCTTTCAAAGAATTTGAACTGTCTGCGCCGGCAAATTTTTGTTACTATCCCCATAATGTTAAACCCCACCCAATTTTAACTCTGTGTAGATTAAGAACATGCTGGAACGAAACACAGCAGATTTGCAGCGGGGAGTGTTTGCAGCCAGATTTTCATTGCCACACAATAAGTCTCATTCATTCTGTGACacaatagataaataaaagCCTGTGTTAAGAATCCTCCCAGTGGATATTCAGTGTACATACAAGTATATGAATGTGCTTCAAAGGCCAAAATGTTTGTGATTATGGGACCATTCCCAGAATATTGTGCAGGCTTCCATCACTGTGCGCTGATGTACTCTGTTTAATTCCTGCCAAGTActagagggtgtgtgtgtgtgt
Protein-coding regions in this window:
- the s100u gene encoding S100 calcium binding protein U, whose translation is MEGAIQTMVKVFLKSTKGKESLGKKEFQDLVKDQLSNILSGTDSKEAVNNMGQGLDADQDGKVGFEEYMKLVGYLAVSLSEQRGLAKEEPPQNAAGEQEAQSTPDKEEEKPEAKEEAKPEVSEEPKADATAEVKVEANAEPKVEVKVAEETKPEVPKVEENPPAAAAAVVTAAVEEAASAVEVVVKEEEVEIIDKVEEAAEKVAAVVEEVEKKTEEATS